AATCCAACCGGACAGGACAAACGATTAACATTGAATGGGGTGAATAGACTTGTCGCTTAACGGAGCGGAAGTGATTGTAGCTGGGCATATATGCCTTGATATCATCCCACATATCCCGGATAGAAAAGCAGGAATGGATGCATTACTCGTTCCTGGCAAATTGGTTGACATCGGGCAAGCTATTGTATCAACAGGAGGTGCGGTTTCCAATACGGGAATCGCGCTTCATCGCTTAGGCAATAATGCCAAGCTAATGGGTAAAGTCGGTAATGACTTATTCGGAAAAGCAATTATTGAAGTGCTAGAAGGTTATTCTAAGGCTTTGGCTGAAGGAATGATTATCGCGGATGGGGAAGCGAGCTCTTATAGCATCGTAATTAGCCCTCCGGGCGTTGATCGCATTTTCCTGCATTGCACAGGCACGAATGATACGTATTCGGTGCAGGATATCCCTTTTGAACAATTAGATGGTGCTAAATTATTTCATTTCGGATATCCGCCACTAATGCGTTGTATGTATGAGAATGAAGGTAAAGGGCTTGCGGATCTTCTTAGACAGGCGAAGGAGCGCGGTGTAACGGTATCGCTAGACTTGGCAAAGCCAGATCCGGAATCCCCTGCGGGACAAGCGGATTGGACAACGATACTTGCCGGAGCTCTTCCTTACGTTGACGTTTTCTTGCCTAGCTTTGAAGAGATTCTGTATATGCTCTATCCTGACATATATGATAGCTTTGTAGAAAAAACAGGATCTAACGATTTATTGCATCTTGCTGATGGTCCTATTCTCTCTAAAATTTCTGATGATTTGCTGGCAATGGGTGCAGCGGTGGTCGGATTAAAGCTCGGCGAACACGGCTTGTACGTTCGAACTACGTCTAACCCAGCTAGACTTGCTACTATGGGAAGATGTGCTCCAGATAAAGCAAACTTAGAACGCTGGCTAGATCGCGAACTGTTATCCACTTGCTATAAGGTTAAAGTTGCCGGAACAACGGGAGCGGGAGATTGCACGATTGCAGGTTTCTTAGCAGCTTTGCTAAGAGGCGTAGCACTCGAAGAAGCATTGCAATCGGCTGTTGGCGTTGGCGCCTTTAATGTGGAAAAATCAGATGCGACGAGCGGAGTGCCTACCTGGGATGAGGTACAAGCACGAGTAAAGCAGGGCTGGGACAAGCGGGAGTTATTGCTTGATCTGGTTGACTGGAAACCAACAGAAGATGGTCTTTGGACTGCACCCACACGATAGGAAGGGGATAATACGTTGAGAAGAAGCGAACTAAACCATGCTAAACAAAGAACAGCTGATATTTTTAACCAGGTAGGCATTCGTTTAACAGAAGAGGAAGCATCGAACATTGAGATTGCATGGTTCGGGTTAAATGACCTGGAGAAGCAGGGCTTGGAGCTTGTTACTTATGTGAATTCCGATCGTTATTGTGCTAAGGAGCTTGTACTATTCCCAAGACAAACCTGTCCGGAGCATCTGCATCCGCCAGTTGGTGCAGACCCAGGTAAACAAGAAACCTTTCGTTGCCGTGCAGGCAAGGTTTGGCTCTATGTAGAGGGAGAAGCGACCGCTAATATCCAAGCCATCGTCCCTGAAGGCAGTGAGCCTTACTATACCGTATTTCATGAGATCGAGCTGAATCCAGGAGAGCAATATACGATTAATCCTGGCATTAAGCATTGGTTCCAAGGTGGTCCTGAAGGCGCTGTTATTTCTGAATTCTCAAGCACTAGCCGTGATGAGAACGATATTTTTACCGATCCGGGAATCGAAAGAATGCCTACAATAACCGAAGATTAATAGGGGGAATCCAAGTGCTATTATATGGAAGAGAGTGGACGAGAAGACAGCTCGAAGCCCGAGTTGGACGAATTGAACAGCTTGCTGGCGTTCAACGCTTTACGCTTTCAGAAGGACCTGAATCTGGTGTAGAGCAAATTCGTGTGAGAACCGGCTCGGGATTATCCTTCCATGTCACACCTTCCAAAGGCTTGGATATCTCGCTTGCAGAATATGGGGGGTTTCCGATCAGCTGGCAATCCGTTAATGGAGATGCTCATCCGTCATTGTATGACGCTTCAGGAAGCGAATGGCTGCGAACGGCATCGGGTGGCTTACTGATGACCTGCGGATTAACACAGGTAGGTTCGGCTTGCGAGGACGCAGGTGAGAAGCTCGGCCTTCATGGTCGAGTTCATCACACCCCTGCCCGATCGGTATACGCTACTAGTCAATGGATTGATGATGAATACGAGATGACGGTGGGCGGAATAGTTGAAGAAGTATCGATATTCGGAGGCTGCCTACAATTAACGAGGAAAATCACAAGCAGATTAGGTCAGAACACGCTTTGGATTGAGGATGAGGTAAGGAATATTGGGTTCAAGCGGTGTCCTCATATGATTCTGTATCATTTTAATTTCGGATTTCCCTTAATGACGGAGCAAACCAAGGTGATTTTCAGTGGTGGTGAACCTCAAGCCCGTGAAGCTGGCGTACAGACCAGTGGTTATGGAGACTGGCAAGCCCCTGATCCCAATTGTGAGGAACGAGTGTTTTATCATTCCGCGGCCGAAGGTCGAGTCGAAATCGTAAATCCCGAGTTTCCAACACAAGCTGGACAATCCCCTATCAACGTAGCGTTATCTTGGTCAACGGACACACTGCCACGCCTTGTGCAATGGAAGATGCCGGGGGCAGGAACTCACGTGCTTGGTATTGAGCCTGCTAATTGTAGTGTTGGAGGTAGAGTAGCAGAACGAGAAGCGGGTACTCTTACGTATTTGGAGCCAGGGGAAACGAGAAGTTATAAGCTGGAGTTGAAAGTGCAGTAGCAATGTTGAGATAATAGAGAACATAGCTACTAGCAATGGGGTGCCGATAAATGCAAATGCCTCTCAATCAAAGGCAGCAACAGATTATGGATCGATTAACGAGCGAC
This portion of the Cohnella abietis genome encodes:
- a CDS encoding carbohydrate kinase family protein, whose product is MSLNGAEVIVAGHICLDIIPHIPDRKAGMDALLVPGKLVDIGQAIVSTGGAVSNTGIALHRLGNNAKLMGKVGNDLFGKAIIEVLEGYSKALAEGMIIADGEASSYSIVISPPGVDRIFLHCTGTNDTYSVQDIPFEQLDGAKLFHFGYPPLMRCMYENEGKGLADLLRQAKERGVTVSLDLAKPDPESPAGQADWTTILAGALPYVDVFLPSFEEILYMLYPDIYDSFVEKTGSNDLLHLADGPILSKISDDLLAMGAAVVGLKLGEHGLYVRTTSNPARLATMGRCAPDKANLERWLDRELLSTCYKVKVAGTTGAGDCTIAGFLAALLRGVALEEALQSAVGVGAFNVEKSDATSGVPTWDEVQARVKQGWDKRELLLDLVDWKPTEDGLWTAPTR
- a CDS encoding D-lyxose/D-mannose family sugar isomerase, whose protein sequence is MRRSELNHAKQRTADIFNQVGIRLTEEEASNIEIAWFGLNDLEKQGLELVTYVNSDRYCAKELVLFPRQTCPEHLHPPVGADPGKQETFRCRAGKVWLYVEGEATANIQAIVPEGSEPYYTVFHEIELNPGEQYTINPGIKHWFQGGPEGAVISEFSSTSRDENDIFTDPGIERMPTITED
- a CDS encoding aldose 1-epimerase family protein — encoded protein: MLLYGREWTRRQLEARVGRIEQLAGVQRFTLSEGPESGVEQIRVRTGSGLSFHVTPSKGLDISLAEYGGFPISWQSVNGDAHPSLYDASGSEWLRTASGGLLMTCGLTQVGSACEDAGEKLGLHGRVHHTPARSVYATSQWIDDEYEMTVGGIVEEVSIFGGCLQLTRKITSRLGQNTLWIEDEVRNIGFKRCPHMILYHFNFGFPLMTEQTKVIFSGGEPQAREAGVQTSGYGDWQAPDPNCEERVFYHSAAEGRVEIVNPEFPTQAGQSPINVALSWSTDTLPRLVQWKMPGAGTHVLGIEPANCSVGGRVAEREAGTLTYLEPGETRSYKLELKVQ